A single region of the Equus przewalskii isolate Varuska chromosome 26, EquPr2, whole genome shotgun sequence genome encodes:
- the LRRC8A gene encoding volume-regulated anion channel subunit LRRC8A: protein MIPVTELRYFADTQPAYRILKPWWDVFTDYISIVMLMIAVFGGTLQVTQDKMICLPCKWVTKDSCNDSFRGWAAPGPEPTYPNSTVLPAPDTGPTGIKYDLDRHQYNYVDAVCYENRLHWFAKYFPYLVLLHTLIFLACSNFWFKFPRTSSKLEHFVSILLKCFDSPWTTRALSETVVEESDPKPAFSKMNGSMDKKSSTVSEDVEATVPMLQRTKSRIEQGIVDRSETGVLDKKEGEQAKALFEKVKKFRTHVEEGDIVYRLYMRQTIIKVIKFILIICYTVYYVHNIKFDVDCTVDIESLTGYRTYRCAHPLATLFKILASFYISLVIFYGLICMYTLWWMLRRSLKKYSFESIREESSYSDIPDVKNDFAFMLHLIDQYDPLYSKRFAVFLSEVSENKLRQLNLNNEWTLDKLRQRLTKNAQDKLELHLFMLSGIPDTVFDLVELEVLKLELIPDVTIPPSIAQLTGLKELWLYHTAAKIEAPALAFLRENLRALHIKFTDIKEIPLWIYSLKTLEELHLTGNLSAENNRYIVIDGLRELKRLKVLRLKSNLSKLPQVVTDVGVHLQKLSINNEGTKLIVLNSLKKMVNLTELELIRCDLERIPHSIFSLHNLQEIDLKDNNLKTIEEIISFQHLHRLTCLKLWYNHIAYIPIQIGNLTNLERLYLNRNKIEKIPTQLFYCRKLRYLDLSHNNLTFLPADIGLLQNLQNLAVTANRIEALPPELFQCRKLRALHLGNNVLQSLPSRVGELTNLTQIELRGNRLECLPVELGECPLLKRSGLVVEEDLFNTLPPEVKERLWRADKEQA from the exons ATGATTCCAGTGACAGAGCTCCGCTACTTTGCGGACACGCAGCCAGCGTACCGGATCCTGAAGCCGTGGTGGGACGTGTTCACCGACTACATCTCCATCGTCATGCTGATGATCGCAGTCTTTGGGGGCACGCTGCAGGTCACCCAGGACAAGATGATCTGCCTGCCTTGTAAGTGGGTCACCAAGGACTCCTGCAATGACTCTTTCCGAGGCTGGGCAGCCCCTGGCCCAGAGCCCACCTACCCCAACTCCACGGTCCTTCCAGCCCCTGATACAGGCCCCACGGGCATCAAGTACGACCTAGACCGGCACCAGTACAACTACGTGGACGCCGTGTGCTATGAGAACCGCCTGCACTGGTTCGCCAAGTACTTCCCCTACCTGGTGCTTCTGCACACGCTCATCTTCCTGGCCTGCAGCAACTTCTGGTTCAAGTTCCCACGCACCAGCTCGAAGCTGGAACACTTCGTCTCTATCCTGCTTAAGTGCTTCGACTCGCCCTGGACCACGCGGGCCCTGTCGGAGACAGTGGTGGAGGAGAGTGACCCCAAGCCGGCCTTCAGCAAGATGAACGGCTCCATGGACAAGAAATCGTCAACTGTCAGCGAGGACGTGGAGGCCACTGTACCCATGCTGCAGCGGACCAAGTCTCGGATCGAGCAGGGCATCGTGGACCGCTCGGAGACGGGCGTGCTGGACAAGAAGGAGGGGGAGCAAGCCAAGGCGCTATTTGAGAAGGTGAAGAAATTTCGGACCCACGTGGAGGAGGGGGACATCGTATACCGCCTCTATATGCGTCAGACCATCATCAAGGTGATCAAGTTCATCCTCATCATCTGCTACACCGTCTACTACGTGCACAACATCAAGTTCGACGTGGACTGCACTGTGGACATTGAGAGCCTAACGGGCTACCGCACCTACCGGTGTGCCCACCCCCTGGCCACGCTCTTCAAGATCCTGGCGTCCTTCTACATCAGCCTGGTCATCTTCTACGGCCTCATCTGCATGTACACGCTGTGGTGGATGCTGCGGCGCTCGCTCAAGAAGTACTCGTTCGAGTCCATTCGCGAGGAGAGCAGCTACAGCGACATCCCCGACGTCAAGAACGACTTTGCCTTCATGCTGCACCTCATCGACCAGTACGACCCGCTCTACTCGAAGCGCTTTGCTGTCTTCCTGTCAGAGGTGAGCGAGAACAAACTGAGGCAGCTGAACCTCAACAACGAGTGGACGCTGGACAAGCTGCGGCAGCGGCTCACCAAGAACGCGCAGGACAAGTTGGAGCTGCACCTGTTCATGCTCAGCGGCATCCCCGACACTGTGTTTGACCTGGTGGAGCTGGAGGTTCTGAAGCTGGAGCTCATCCCCGACGTCACCATCCCGCCCAGCATCGCTCAGCTCACGGGCCTCAAGGAGCTGTGGCTCTACCACACAGCAGCCAAGATCGAGGCGCCCGCCCTGGCCTTCCTGCGTGAGAACTTGCGGGCGCTGCACATCAAGTTCACGGACATCAAGGAGATCCCGCTGTGGATCTACAGCCTGAAGACGCTGGAGGAGCTGCACCTGACGGGCAACCTGAGCGCAGAGAACAACCGCTACATCGTCATCGACGGGCTGCGTGAGCTCAAGCGCCTCAAGGTGCTGCGGCTCAAGAGCAACCTGAGCAAGCTGCCCCAGGTGGTCACAGATGTGGGCGTGCACCTGCAGAAGCTGTCCATCAACAACGAGGGCACCAAGCTCATCGTCCTCAACAGCCTCAAGAAGATGGTGAACCTGACGGAGCTCGAGCTGATCCGCTGCGACCTGGAGCGCATCCCCCACTCCATCTTCAGCCTCCACAACCTGCAGGAGATCGACCTCAAGGACAACAACCTCAAGACCATCGAGGAGATCATCAGCTTCCAGCACCTGCACCGCCTCACCTGCCTTAAGCTGTGGTACAACCACATCGCCTACATCCCCATCCAGATCGGCAACCTCACCAACCTCGAGCGCCTCTACCTGAACCGCAACAAGATCGAGAAGATCCCCACCCAGCTCTTCTACTGCCGCAAGCTGCGCTACCTGGACCTCAGCCACAACAACCTGACCTTCCTCCCCGCTGACATTGGCCTCCTACAGAACCTCCAGAATCTGGCCGTCACGGCCAACCGG ATCGAAGCGCTGCCCCCGGAGCTCTTCCAGTGCCGGAAACTGCGGGCCCTGCACCTGGGCAACAACGTGCTGCAGTCGCTGCCCTCGAGGGTGGGCGAGCTGACCAACCTCACCCAGATCGAGCTGCGGGGCAACCGGCTGGAGTGCCTGCCCGTGGAGCTGGGCGAGTGCCCGCTGCTCAAGCGCAGTGGCCTGGTGGTGGAGGAGGACCTGTTCAACACCCTGCCGCCCGAGGTCAAGGAACGGCTCTGGAGGGCCGACAAGGAGCAGGCCTGA